One window of Nocardia nova SH22a genomic DNA carries:
- a CDS encoding acyl-CoA dehydrogenase family protein, translating into MDRYELRRQDYSLSEDQTELQAVYAKFFRTRSPLDVVRAAEATGFDKNLWEQLCATGATTMALPESAGGDGAGLVELTLVAEELGRTIAPVPWIDHVVTSRLLAGLDALGADHSADIAEGRRIVALDARLDAAPGPRLIPSGAVADDIVVRDGDDIVVLGFDTRPARVDNIGRLPMAWVDPAAADRRTVVASGARAVASYEFALDEWRVLTAAALVGMVEETLTVAAEFAKNRYTMGVPISTLQGISHPLANIAIFVQGGRNLARRAAWFLDNEPEVQRGLAAAAFVYATEEAAKAATTAVHVQGGLGVSAESASSAYLLRARGWPLAAGDPGASAVRVARLFATTPN; encoded by the coding sequence ATGGACCGCTACGAACTGCGCCGCCAGGACTACAGCCTGTCGGAAGACCAGACGGAACTGCAGGCCGTCTACGCGAAATTCTTCCGGACCCGCAGCCCACTCGATGTGGTGCGGGCCGCCGAGGCGACGGGTTTCGACAAGAACCTGTGGGAACAACTGTGCGCCACCGGCGCCACCACCATGGCGCTGCCCGAATCCGCGGGCGGCGACGGCGCCGGTCTGGTCGAGCTCACGCTCGTCGCGGAGGAACTCGGCCGGACCATCGCACCGGTGCCGTGGATCGACCACGTGGTCACGAGCCGATTGCTGGCGGGCCTGGACGCGCTGGGCGCCGATCACTCGGCCGATATCGCCGAGGGCCGCCGCATCGTCGCACTGGACGCGCGGCTGGATGCGGCCCCCGGGCCGCGGCTGATCCCGTCGGGCGCGGTCGCCGACGACATCGTGGTGCGCGACGGTGACGATATCGTCGTGCTGGGCTTCGACACTCGTCCGGCGAGGGTCGACAACATCGGGCGACTGCCGATGGCCTGGGTCGATCCGGCCGCGGCCGATCGGCGTACCGTCGTGGCCTCCGGCGCGCGGGCGGTGGCGAGCTACGAGTTCGCGCTCGACGAATGGCGGGTGCTGACGGCGGCCGCGCTGGTCGGCATGGTGGAGGAAACACTCACCGTGGCAGCGGAATTCGCCAAGAACCGGTACACGATGGGTGTACCGATCTCGACGTTGCAGGGTATCTCGCACCCGCTGGCCAATATCGCGATCTTCGTCCAGGGCGGGCGCAATCTCGCCCGGCGCGCGGCGTGGTTCCTCGACAACGAACCCGAGGTGCAGCGCGGTCTCGCGGCAGCGGCATTCGTCTACGCGACCGAGGAAGCGGCGAAGGCGGCGACGACGGCCGTCCATGTGCAGGGCGGTCTGGGGGTCAGCGCGGAATCGGCGTCCTCGGCGTATCTGCTGCGCGCGCGAGGCTGGCCGCTCGCGGCAGGAGACCCGGGCGCCAGTGCGGTCCGGGTCGCGCGACTGTTCGCGACCACCCCGAACTAG
- a CDS encoding acyl-CoA dehydrogenase family protein, producing MDFSLVELSPEDAAFRDRLRTFLDTHVTDEVRRRDRETGDNFDEGVHLAMGADGWLAAELDPAALTRVRRRIWDLERRRVHVPWVTWGTTAIVTESVRDFGSPEVQAEVLPRVATGEVRFCLGYTEPEGGSDIAMCKTRAVRDGDQWVINGSKMFTTGAHNCQYVFLITNTDPEARKHKSLTMFLVPLDTPGIEIQAVWTVDGDRTNIVYYSDVRVDDKYRLGEVNNGWQVLMAPLAHEHGVTDAAADGLDDVSIMIHQGTMVARAMDRVTEAAGRPGPDGRRPVDDGSVAYRLGRSIARMEAALATPNMFGRVALAQAIRDIAPDLMDVLGAAAALPIDAEGAVADGGTEYVYRWAPLLGIYGGTLEVFRNMIAQHVLGLGRPNYSPPKAKAS from the coding sequence ATGGATTTTTCACTGGTCGAGCTGTCCCCGGAGGACGCGGCGTTCCGCGACCGCCTGCGGACGTTCCTCGACACCCATGTCACCGACGAGGTGCGCCGGCGCGACCGCGAGACCGGTGACAACTTCGACGAGGGCGTGCATCTGGCGATGGGAGCCGACGGCTGGCTGGCGGCCGAGTTGGACCCCGCCGCGCTGACCCGGGTGCGGCGGCGGATCTGGGATCTGGAACGCCGCCGGGTCCACGTCCCGTGGGTCACCTGGGGCACCACCGCCATCGTCACCGAATCGGTGCGCGACTTCGGTTCGCCGGAGGTCCAGGCCGAGGTGCTGCCGCGGGTGGCCACCGGCGAGGTGCGATTCTGCCTGGGCTACACCGAACCCGAGGGCGGATCCGACATCGCCATGTGCAAGACGCGGGCCGTGCGCGACGGTGATCAGTGGGTGATCAACGGCTCCAAGATGTTCACCACCGGCGCGCACAACTGCCAGTACGTCTTCCTGATCACCAACACCGATCCGGAAGCGCGAAAGCACAAGAGTCTCACCATGTTCCTGGTTCCGCTCGATACCCCGGGCATCGAGATCCAGGCCGTCTGGACCGTCGACGGGGATCGCACCAACATCGTGTACTACTCCGATGTCCGCGTCGACGACAAATACCGGCTCGGCGAGGTGAACAACGGCTGGCAGGTGCTGATGGCCCCGCTGGCCCACGAGCACGGGGTCACCGACGCCGCCGCCGACGGGCTCGACGACGTCTCGATCATGATTCACCAGGGCACCATGGTGGCGCGTGCGATGGATCGCGTCACCGAGGCCGCGGGTCGGCCCGGACCGGACGGCCGCAGGCCGGTCGACGACGGATCGGTCGCCTATCGGCTCGGCCGCAGCATCGCCCGGATGGAGGCCGCGCTGGCGACACCGAACATGTTCGGCCGGGTAGCGCTGGCGCAGGCCATCCGGGATATCGCACCCGATCTGATGGATGTGCTGGGCGCCGCGGCGGCCCTGCCGATCGACGCCGAGGGCGCGGTGGCCGACGGCGGTACGGAGTACGTCTACCGCTGGGCGCCGCTGCTCGGCATCTACGGCGGCACGCTCGAGGTGTTCCGCAACATGATCGCCCAGCACGTACTCGGCCTGGGCCGGCCGAATTATTCCCCGCCGAAGGCGAAGGCGAGCTGA
- a CDS encoding aldehyde dehydrogenase family protein: MLVDGELVASATGAEFDNLNPATGAVLGATAAASAEDMLRAIAAARRAFDETAWSTDKAFRRRCLEQLQAGLEAEAQELGEELIAEAGCPSMTLRNAQLDWPLAQSLRYPAQLIDDFAWERVLDGGGLFGDRNQRTVVQEPVGVVAAICPSNFPIEVVLNKLGPALAAGNTVVLKPDPNTPWNATRLGRIIAEHTDIPPGVVNVVPTPSNDVAALLGTDPRVDMVSFTGSTEVGRTLTRVGADTMKRVFLELGGKSALVVLEDADPVAALRSASGVCVHAGQACAATTRMLVHRSRFDEMVAGVAAAFESIPVGDPVLQHTLVGPVISAAQRARVLDACERAVTDGARLVTGGGEVGGLPEHLRGGYYVRPTVFACEDSSLPIAQEEIFGPVLVMIPFSDDEEAVRIANDSAYGLAGAVLSASTERAMGIARRLRTGSVGVNGGMFYGADAPFGGYKNSGVGRQCGLEGFQQYLETKTIGCRIPRQH, translated from the coding sequence ATGCTGGTCGACGGGGAGCTGGTCGCCTCCGCAACGGGCGCGGAGTTCGACAATCTGAACCCGGCCACCGGCGCGGTTCTGGGCGCCACCGCCGCGGCGAGCGCCGAGGACATGCTGCGCGCCATCGCCGCGGCGCGGCGTGCGTTCGATGAGACCGCCTGGTCCACCGACAAGGCGTTCCGGCGGCGTTGCCTGGAGCAGCTGCAGGCCGGTCTCGAGGCCGAAGCCCAGGAATTGGGCGAGGAACTGATCGCCGAGGCCGGCTGCCCCTCGATGACCCTGCGCAATGCTCAGCTGGACTGGCCGCTGGCGCAATCGCTGCGCTATCCGGCACAGCTGATCGACGACTTCGCCTGGGAACGGGTGCTCGACGGCGGCGGGCTGTTCGGCGACCGCAACCAGCGAACGGTGGTGCAGGAGCCGGTCGGCGTGGTCGCGGCGATCTGCCCGTCCAACTTCCCGATCGAGGTCGTGCTCAACAAGCTGGGGCCCGCCCTGGCCGCGGGAAACACCGTGGTGCTCAAACCGGATCCCAACACCCCGTGGAACGCGACTCGGCTGGGCCGGATCATCGCCGAGCACACCGATATTCCGCCCGGGGTCGTCAACGTCGTACCCACGCCGTCGAACGACGTGGCCGCGCTACTGGGCACCGACCCCCGGGTGGACATGGTCTCGTTCACCGGATCGACCGAGGTCGGCCGCACCCTGACCCGCGTCGGCGCCGACACCATGAAACGAGTGTTCCTCGAACTGGGCGGCAAATCGGCACTGGTGGTACTGGAAGACGCCGATCCTGTTGCGGCACTGCGCAGTGCGAGCGGCGTGTGCGTGCACGCCGGGCAGGCCTGTGCCGCCACCACCCGGATGCTGGTGCACCGGTCGCGGTTCGACGAGATGGTCGCAGGCGTCGCGGCGGCGTTCGAGTCGATTCCCGTGGGTGATCCCGTCCTGCAGCACACGCTGGTCGGGCCGGTGATCAGCGCCGCCCAGCGCGCGCGGGTGCTGGACGCGTGCGAGCGCGCCGTCACCGACGGCGCGCGCCTGGTCACCGGCGGCGGGGAGGTCGGCGGGCTGCCGGAGCATCTGCGTGGCGGTTACTACGTGCGGCCGACCGTCTTCGCCTGCGAGGATTCGAGCCTGCCGATCGCCCAGGAGGAGATCTTCGGGCCGGTGCTGGTCATGATCCCGTTCTCCGACGACGAGGAGGCGGTGCGGATCGCCAACGACAGCGCCTACGGCCTCGCCGGGGCGGTGTTGTCGGCGTCCACCGAGCGCGCGATGGGCATCGCCCGGCGGCTGCGCACCGGATCGGTCGGTGTCAACGGCGGCATGTTCTACGGCGCCGACGCGCCCTTCGGCGGCTACAAGAACAGCGGTGTCGGCCGCCAATGCGGCCTCGAGGGGTTTCAGCAGTATCTCGAGACCAAGACCATCGGCTGCCGGATTCCCCGTCAGCACTGA
- a CDS encoding mycofactocin-coupled SDR family oxidoreductase — protein MGKLDGKVAVVSGAARGQGRSHAVGLAAEGASIIALDLCADLEGNTYPLARPADLDETVNLIEKEGVRAHPVIVDVRERSAVWNAIAEGVAALGGLDIVVANAGIAPMGKGQSIRSWSDTIDTDLAGVFNVVQGSLPHLSPGASIIATGSLAAQLGSSTKQGPGGSAYSLAKQVVAHYVNDLSIQLAKQSIRVNAVHPTNVNTDMLHNEGMYQVFRPDKTSPTREEAEAAFPAMQAMPVPYIEPRDVTNLVLFLAGDDARYITGSQLRVDAGGYVKAVPWGK, from the coding sequence GTGGGAAAACTGGATGGCAAGGTCGCGGTGGTCTCTGGCGCCGCACGGGGACAGGGCCGCTCGCACGCGGTCGGTCTCGCGGCCGAGGGAGCGAGCATCATCGCCTTGGACCTGTGTGCCGACCTCGAGGGCAACACCTACCCGCTCGCGCGCCCCGCGGACCTCGACGAGACGGTGAACCTCATCGAAAAGGAAGGCGTGCGCGCACATCCGGTGATCGTCGATGTGCGTGAGCGCAGCGCGGTCTGGAACGCGATCGCCGAGGGCGTCGCGGCACTGGGCGGACTCGACATCGTCGTCGCGAACGCCGGAATCGCGCCCATGGGCAAGGGGCAGAGCATCCGGTCGTGGTCGGACACCATCGACACCGACCTGGCCGGCGTGTTCAACGTGGTGCAGGGCAGCCTGCCGCATCTGTCGCCCGGAGCGTCGATCATCGCCACCGGTTCGCTGGCCGCGCAGCTCGGCAGCTCGACCAAACAGGGGCCGGGCGGGTCGGCCTACAGTCTGGCGAAACAGGTTGTCGCGCACTACGTCAACGATCTGTCGATCCAGCTGGCCAAGCAGTCGATCAGGGTCAACGCCGTGCATCCGACCAATGTGAACACCGACATGCTGCACAACGAGGGCATGTACCAGGTGTTCCGGCCGGACAAGACGTCGCCGACCCGCGAGGAGGCCGAGGCCGCCTTCCCCGCGATGCAGGCCATGCCGGTTCCGTACATCGAACCGCGGGACGTCACGAATCTGGTGCTGTTCCTCGCCGGTGACGACGCGCGCTACATCACCGGAAGCCAGCTCCGGGTGGACGCGGGCGGCTACGTGAAGGCCGTGCCGTGGGGGAAATGA
- a CDS encoding rubredoxin, producing MTETTTVYKLFRCVICGFEYDEELGWPDDGISPGTRWDDIPDDWTCPDCGAEKSDFEMVEVER from the coding sequence ATGACCGAGACGACGACCGTCTACAAGCTGTTCCGTTGTGTCATCTGCGGATTCGAATACGACGAGGAACTGGGCTGGCCCGACGACGGTATCTCGCCCGGCACCCGCTGGGACGATATCCCGGACGACTGGACCTGCCCGGACTGCGGCGCCGAGAAGTCCGATTTCGAGATGGTCGAGGTCGAACGGTGA
- a CDS encoding NAD(P)/FAD-dependent oxidoreductase, whose protein sequence is MIIGTGIAGATAAETLRKEGFTGSIVLVGDDPSPPYRRPMVSKEILAGADIAKSLLRPNAFWPDHSIELRTGTSVESIDVDAARVVCEDGTALAYDALIVATGGRARRLASMPPDAHHVRHLRDAAPLRTCLTPPGGGTASLLVIGGGLVGMEVAASARAAGADVTVLEAGERVLERALPGPVAEALTGLHRERGVVVHTGVRLEEVTRAGGRTRVSARDGREWVADAVVVAVGMTPNDELASRAGLTVDDGIVVDEFCATSAPGVFAAGDVARFPRPVLGGVERIEHWNHAQAHGAAAARNALGIATAYEDVPWCWTTQFGRTVQTSGWPAAAAEVVSYGDAAGEAYLALGMADGRLVSATGVGRPRDVRAARTLIKDGIRLSRTVLEGADIDLTRLAAGPGGGAGAPVAVAPE, encoded by the coding sequence GTGATCATCGGAACCGGCATCGCGGGCGCCACCGCCGCGGAGACGCTGCGCAAGGAGGGATTCACCGGCTCGATCGTGCTGGTGGGCGATGATCCCTCGCCGCCCTATCGGCGTCCCATGGTGTCGAAGGAAATCCTCGCGGGCGCCGACATCGCGAAATCCCTGTTGCGCCCCAACGCATTCTGGCCGGACCACAGCATCGAGCTGCGCACCGGCACATCGGTCGAGTCCATCGATGTCGATGCCGCGCGAGTGGTGTGCGAGGACGGCACGGCGCTGGCCTACGACGCCCTGATCGTCGCGACCGGTGGGCGGGCGCGCCGCCTGGCCTCGATGCCGCCCGACGCGCATCACGTGCGTCATCTGCGCGATGCCGCGCCGCTGCGCACGTGTCTGACACCGCCCGGCGGGGGCACGGCGTCCCTGCTCGTCATCGGCGGCGGACTGGTCGGCATGGAAGTGGCCGCCTCGGCGCGCGCCGCCGGAGCCGATGTCACGGTACTCGAGGCCGGTGAACGTGTCCTCGAACGCGCTCTGCCCGGACCGGTCGCCGAAGCGCTGACCGGCCTGCATCGCGAGCGAGGGGTCGTGGTGCACACCGGTGTGCGGCTGGAGGAGGTCACCCGGGCCGGTGGCCGAACCCGGGTGAGTGCCCGGGACGGCCGGGAGTGGGTCGCCGACGCGGTCGTGGTCGCGGTGGGAATGACGCCGAACGACGAGCTGGCGAGCCGGGCCGGGCTGACCGTCGATGACGGGATCGTCGTCGACGAATTCTGTGCCACCTCCGCGCCGGGCGTCTTCGCGGCCGGTGATGTGGCGCGATTTCCCCGGCCGGTGCTGGGTGGTGTCGAACGGATCGAGCACTGGAACCACGCCCAGGCGCACGGCGCCGCGGCGGCCCGCAACGCCCTGGGCATCGCGACCGCCTACGAGGACGTGCCCTGGTGCTGGACAACTCAATTCGGCCGCACCGTGCAGACATCGGGATGGCCCGCCGCCGCGGCCGAGGTGGTCTCCTACGGCGATGCGGCGGGCGAGGCATACCTGGCTCTCGGTATGGCGGACGGCCGGCTGGTATCGGCCACGGGCGTGGGAAGACCACGCGATGTGCGCGCCGCGCGGACGCTGATCAAGGACGGGATCCGGCTGTCGCGCACCGTGCTCGAGGGCGCGGACATCGATCTCACCCGGTTGGCCGCCGGGCCGGGCGGTGGTGCGGGCGCGCCGGTGGCGGTCGCACCCGAATAA
- a CDS encoding thiolase family protein: MAEAVIVSAVRTAIGRSFKGALANVSSETLASAIVPEAVRRAGIDPAIVDDVILAELNYGGGDLARYAAVAGGMDTVPGQAVNRHCTGSLTAIANGAAHIVSGMERVIVAGGVQSLSTAPLMKWRVPDKADMEFVEPWMPPSHPETPDAPTLDMAITVGWNTAKKVGISRAEMDAWALRSHQRAIAAIDAGKFADEILPLKVQQHDGSVVDFAVDEFPRRDTTAERLASLPVLHPEIEGFSITAGNSSGINDAAAAVTVVADDVAAAQGLEVMGKVRAWANAALTPADNGLAAGKVIGKVLDRAGLKASDVALWEINEAFASVPIAACREHGLDEELVNFSGSGCSLGHPISASGARMVTTLLYELRRRGGGIGVAAMCAGGGQGGALVVEV, encoded by the coding sequence ATGGCCGAAGCCGTCATTGTCAGCGCGGTCCGCACCGCGATCGGGCGATCGTTCAAAGGAGCCCTCGCCAATGTGTCCTCGGAGACGCTGGCGAGCGCCATCGTGCCGGAGGCGGTGCGCCGCGCCGGAATCGATCCCGCGATCGTCGACGATGTGATCCTGGCCGAATTGAATTACGGCGGCGGCGATCTCGCCCGCTATGCCGCGGTGGCCGGCGGAATGGACACCGTTCCCGGGCAGGCGGTGAACCGGCACTGCACCGGAAGTCTCACCGCCATCGCCAACGGCGCCGCGCACATCGTCTCCGGAATGGAACGGGTGATCGTCGCCGGGGGAGTGCAATCGCTGTCCACCGCGCCCCTGATGAAATGGCGGGTGCCGGACAAGGCGGACATGGAGTTCGTCGAACCGTGGATGCCGCCGTCGCATCCGGAGACACCCGACGCCCCCACCCTCGACATGGCGATCACCGTCGGGTGGAATACGGCGAAGAAGGTGGGCATCAGCCGGGCCGAGATGGACGCCTGGGCGCTGCGGTCGCATCAGCGCGCGATCGCGGCGATCGACGCCGGTAAATTCGCCGACGAGATCCTGCCGCTGAAGGTGCAGCAGCACGACGGCTCGGTCGTCGACTTCGCGGTCGACGAATTCCCGCGCCGGGACACCACTGCGGAGCGTCTGGCGTCGCTTCCGGTGCTGCATCCGGAGATCGAGGGCTTCTCGATCACCGCCGGCAACAGCAGCGGTATCAACGATGCCGCCGCCGCCGTCACCGTGGTGGCCGACGACGTCGCCGCCGCGCAGGGCCTCGAGGTCATGGGCAAGGTCCGGGCCTGGGCCAATGCCGCGCTGACCCCGGCCGACAACGGTCTGGCCGCCGGGAAGGTGATCGGCAAGGTGCTCGACCGTGCCGGTCTGAAGGCCTCCGACGTCGCGCTGTGGGAGATCAACGAGGCGTTCGCGTCGGTGCCGATCGCGGCCTGCCGCGAGCACGGCCTGGACGAGGAACTGGTCAACTTCTCCGGCAGTGGATGCAGTCTCGGACACCCGATTTCGGCGTCCGGTGCGCGGATGGTGACCACCCTGCTGTACGAGCTGCGGCGCCGGGGCGGCGGTATCGGGGTCGCGGCGATGTGTGCCGGCGGCGGCCAGGGCGGCGCCCTGGTGGTCGAGGTCTGA
- a CDS encoding crotonase/enoyl-CoA hydratase family protein, whose protein sequence is MSDEVLRERRGRTLVITINRPDARNAINTAVSQGLADAIDELDESPELSVAIVTGAGGNFCAGMDLKAFAAGEVVIVPGRGLGFTEKPPVKPIIAAVEGYALAGGTEVVLATDLIVASKTAKFGIPEVKRGLVAAGGGLLRLQHRIPYQKAMELALTGDSFTAAEAAGYGLVNVLAEPGQALDEALALAERITANGPLAVAKTKEVLVNSADWTTEEMWRKQLELVIPVFQSKDAQEGAAAFAEKRKPEWTGA, encoded by the coding sequence GTGTCGGACGAAGTTCTGCGGGAACGCCGCGGGCGCACGCTGGTGATCACGATCAACCGGCCCGATGCGCGCAACGCGATCAACACGGCGGTCAGTCAGGGACTGGCCGATGCCATCGACGAGCTGGACGAAAGCCCGGAGCTGTCGGTCGCGATCGTGACCGGCGCGGGCGGAAATTTCTGCGCGGGAATGGATTTGAAGGCCTTCGCCGCCGGTGAGGTGGTGATCGTTCCGGGGCGTGGTCTCGGGTTCACCGAGAAGCCGCCGGTCAAGCCGATCATCGCCGCGGTGGAGGGCTATGCGCTGGCGGGTGGCACCGAGGTCGTGCTCGCCACCGATCTGATCGTCGCGTCGAAGACGGCGAAGTTCGGTATCCCGGAGGTCAAGCGCGGTCTCGTCGCCGCCGGGGGCGGACTGCTGCGCCTGCAGCACCGCATCCCGTATCAGAAGGCCATGGAACTGGCCCTGACCGGCGACAGTTTCACCGCCGCGGAAGCCGCGGGATACGGGCTGGTCAACGTGCTCGCCGAACCCGGGCAGGCGCTCGACGAGGCGCTCGCTCTGGCCGAGCGGATCACCGCCAACGGCCCGCTCGCGGTGGCCAAGACCAAAGAGGTGCTCGTCAACTCCGCGGACTGGACGACCGAGGAGATGTGGCGCAAGCAGCTCGAACTCGTCATCCCGGTGTTCCAGTCCAAGGACGCTCAGGAGGGCGCGGCCGCCTTCGCCGAGAAGCGCAAGCCCGAATGGACCGGGGCATAA
- a CDS encoding SDR family NAD(P)-dependent oxidoreductase, with amino-acid sequence MSFEGEVVLVTGGAGGLGAASVRRLHGAGAAVVIADLNDEKGKALADELGNKAVYVRTDVLDEDAVQAALAEADDLGTLRYSVVAHGGFGVLEKVVNRDGSPHTFKGFTDTIALYLSGTYNVLRLAAAKIAKQEPKDNGERGAIVMTSSIAGYEGQIGQSAYAAAKGGVIGLTLAGARDLSAIGIRLNSIAPGTMRTPIMEFLGEEKLANFAASVPFPKRLGAPDEYASLAQHLLENPYINGEVVRIDGAQRFQPK; translated from the coding sequence GTGTCTTTCGAAGGTGAAGTCGTATTGGTGACCGGCGGTGCCGGTGGTTTGGGCGCGGCGAGCGTGCGCCGGCTGCACGGCGCGGGAGCCGCCGTCGTGATCGCCGATCTCAACGACGAGAAGGGCAAGGCGCTCGCCGATGAACTCGGCAACAAGGCGGTCTATGTCCGGACTGACGTGCTGGACGAGGACGCCGTGCAGGCGGCCCTGGCCGAGGCCGACGATCTGGGCACCCTGCGTTATTCGGTTGTCGCGCACGGTGGTTTCGGCGTGCTGGAGAAGGTCGTCAACCGGGACGGCTCGCCGCACACGTTCAAGGGGTTCACCGACACGATCGCGCTGTACCTGAGCGGTACCTACAATGTGCTCCGCCTGGCCGCGGCGAAGATCGCGAAACAGGAGCCGAAGGACAACGGCGAGCGCGGCGCCATCGTGATGACGAGCTCGATCGCCGGCTACGAAGGCCAGATCGGACAGTCCGCGTACGCGGCGGCCAAGGGCGGCGTGATCGGCCTGACGCTGGCGGGCGCGCGCGATCTGAGCGCCATCGGTATCCGGCTCAACAGCATCGCGCCGGGAACCATGCGCACTCCCATCATGGAGTTCCTCGGCGAGGAGAAGCTCGCGAATTTCGCTGCCTCGGTACCGTTCCCGAAGCGACTGGGCGCGCCCGACGAGTACGCCTCGCTGGCCCAGCACCTGCTCGAGAACCCGTACATCAACGGTGAGGTGGTTCGTATCGACGGAGCCCAGCGCTTCCAGCCGAAGTAG
- a CDS encoding CoA transferase produces MGAVVDTVRDWAASGAVALTGRADGPPRLPPGRAAGRVREQLATLGFEIPGVLGERAAYAGLRRRGPWSCGGAFRTMPTLDGHIGLSLARPSDVELVPALVEGAADDPWAAVAHWAAGCSSREADERIRLLDLPGGAVPAPSRTARPGVLTSVLGRRTVTAEPLVVDLTALWAGPLCAHLLGLRGARVVKVESVQRPDGARRGARDFFDLLHHGHEERVVDFDRDADRLRDLLRSADLVLEASRPRALRRLGISAEEIVAGGTSWLSITARGRQSTAVGFGDDVASAAGLFVTEPGAPDLLPVGDAIADPLAGVAAAVAATDALASAEARLIDVSMLHVAAETLTHDAPEHAVVRRDSQWWIDYDGGSVRVREPRRRP; encoded by the coding sequence ATGGGAGCGGTGGTGGATACGGTGCGCGATTGGGCGGCCTCCGGCGCCGTCGCTCTGACCGGGCGCGCGGACGGTCCGCCTCGATTGCCGCCGGGACGGGCCGCCGGACGGGTGCGCGAACAGCTCGCGACGCTCGGCTTCGAGATTCCGGGGGTACTGGGCGAACGCGCCGCCTACGCGGGGCTGCGACGGCGAGGTCCATGGTCGTGTGGCGGGGCGTTTCGAACGATGCCGACACTCGATGGACATATCGGGTTGTCGCTCGCGCGTCCGAGCGATGTCGAACTGGTGCCCGCCCTGGTGGAGGGTGCGGCCGACGATCCGTGGGCGGCGGTGGCCCACTGGGCGGCCGGATGTTCGAGTCGCGAGGCGGACGAGCGGATTCGGCTCCTGGATCTGCCCGGCGGTGCCGTACCGGCGCCCAGTCGGACGGCGCGTCCGGGAGTGCTGACGAGTGTTCTCGGTCGGCGGACGGTGACGGCCGAGCCGCTGGTGGTGGATCTGACCGCATTGTGGGCGGGACCGTTGTGCGCGCATCTGCTGGGTCTGCGCGGCGCCCGCGTCGTCAAGGTCGAGAGCGTCCAGCGGCCCGACGGGGCGCGCCGCGGGGCCCGCGACTTCTTCGACCTGCTCCACCACGGTCACGAGGAACGCGTTGTCGACTTCGACCGTGACGCGGACCGACTGCGTGATCTGCTGCGCTCGGCCGATCTGGTGCTGGAGGCCTCGCGTCCGCGCGCACTGCGCCGGCTCGGCATATCCGCCGAGGAGATCGTCGCGGGAGGCACGTCGTGGTTGTCGATCACCGCCCGCGGAAGACAGTCCACGGCAGTCGGCTTCGGTGACGATGTGGCGAGTGCGGCCGGACTGTTCGTCACCGAACCCGGTGCGCCGGACCTGCTACCGGTGGGTGACGCGATCGCCGACCCGCTGGCGGGTGTGGCGGCCGCGGTCGCGGCGACCGACGCGCTGGCGAGTGCCGAGGCCCGGCTCATCGATGTCTCGATGCTGCATGTCGCCGCGGAAACGCTGACGCACGATGCTCCGGAACACGCGGTCGTGCGGCGCGATTCGCAGTGGTGGATCGACTACGACGGCGGTTCGGTCCGGGTGCGGGAACCGAGGAGGCGCCCGTGA